A single Candidatus Abyssobacteria bacterium SURF_5 DNA region contains:
- a CDS encoding selenocysteine protein yields the protein MEIISIFRQALLVSFFVFVMMLLVDFVDIATNRRISEMMEGGRWRQYVLTSFLGSTPGCLGAFMNVTLYVHGMISFGAVVGGMIATSGDEAFVMLAQFPGAAMVLFGLLFVFGVVFAWITDKVVPILRIVPREACLQAECERCVSDRNAEDFAGIFATENLSKNLRSLSFTRFLLLILLTSYLVLVTFGIIGAPDWNWKRVTFIILSLCSLYVAAGASEHYLHDHIWEHIIKRHLFRVFFWTFGALLFVHWGLAYLNLESFIRGHMMWVLLIGALIGVIPESGPHMIFVMMYAQGLIPFSVLLTSSFVQDGHGMLPLLSYSVRDSALIKVFNLVFGLSIGAVLFALGM from the coding sequence ATGGAAATCATTTCAATCTTCAGACAGGCGCTGCTAGTCAGTTTTTTCGTGTTTGTGATGATGCTTCTGGTGGATTTTGTTGATATCGCCACCAACAGAAGGATATCAGAGATGATGGAGGGTGGCCGGTGGCGCCAGTACGTATTGACCTCCTTCCTCGGTTCCACCCCCGGTTGCCTGGGCGCTTTCATGAACGTGACGCTTTACGTTCACGGAATGATCTCTTTTGGCGCTGTCGTCGGCGGCATGATAGCTACTTCCGGGGACGAGGCATTTGTGATGCTTGCCCAGTTCCCGGGCGCCGCCATGGTGCTTTTCGGGTTGCTCTTTGTTTTCGGAGTCGTTTTTGCTTGGATAACCGACAAGGTTGTGCCTATTCTTCGGATCGTTCCCCGTGAGGCATGCCTTCAAGCAGAGTGCGAACGCTGCGTGTCCGATAGAAACGCCGAAGACTTTGCCGGAATTTTTGCCACTGAAAACCTGTCAAAAAATCTGCGTTCGCTTTCCTTTACCCGGTTTCTCTTACTTATCCTATTGACTTCCTACCTGGTGCTAGTCACATTTGGAATAATCGGCGCTCCTGATTGGAACTGGAAGCGCGTCACCTTCATAATATTGTCGCTGTGTTCTCTGTATGTTGCGGCCGGCGCTTCTGAACATTATCTGCACGACCATATCTGGGAGCACATAATCAAGAGGCACCTGTTCCGGGTTTTCTTCTGGACCTTCGGCGCTCTGCTTTTCGTGCACTGGGGTCTGGCCTATTTGAACCTGGAGTCGTTCATTCGGGGACACATGATGTGGGTGCTCTTGATCGGCGCCCTGATAGGGGTAATTCCGGAGTCAGGGCCTCACATGATATTTGTGATGATGTATGCGCAAGGATTGATACCCTTTTCCGTACTTCTGACGAGTTCGTTTGTTCAGGACGGCCACGGGATGCTCCCGCTGCTTTCTTACAGTGTCAGGGATTCGGCCCTTATCAAAGTCTTTAATCTTGTCTTCGGGCTTTCGATAGGAGCAGTTCTTTTCGCATTAGGCATGTAG